DNA from bacterium:
CCAGAAATCACCACGGTTCAAGTCTATGCCAAATCAGCTCTATCACTCTCACCCATGACTTTAATAACGACCCGTTTTTTTCGCTGTCCGTCGAATTCGGCATAATAAATCTGCTGCCAAGGGCCGAAGTCCAGCTGGCCTTTGGTGATCGGAACGATCACTTCATGATGGATGATCAAGCTTTTTAGATGAGCGTCGCCGTTATCTTCGCCCGTGCGGTGATGCAGATAGTTCGGATTAAACGGGGCAAGTTTTTCAAGCCAGGCATCGATATCCTGTATCAAACCCGATTCAGCGTCATTGACATATACGCCCGCGGTTATGTGCATCGCGGAAACGAGCGCCATACCTTCTTCAATTCCCGATTTATGTACGGCCGCTTCGACGTCTTGCGTGATGTTGATATAGTCGCGCCTGTTCTTGGTATTAAACCATAGGTATTCTGTA
Protein-coding regions in this window:
- a CDS encoding YjbQ family protein codes for the protein MKSFTEYLWFNTKNRRDYINITQDVEAAVHKSGIEEGMALVSAMHITAGVYVNDAESGLIQDIDAWLEKLAPFNPNYLHHRTGEDNGDAHLKSLIIHHEVIVPITKGQLDFGPWQQIYYAEFDGQRKKRVVIKVMGESDRADLA